CAACAAGTTCACTTGCAATTTCAACATCTCGGTTTACAGGAGCTGGATGCATAATAATGCTTCCTTCTTTCATACGCTTTTCTCTTTCCACTGTTAATCCGTGTTTCTCATGATACTCTTTCATAATGTCTGTTTCATAATGATCATGACGCTCATGTTGTACACGAAGTAACATCATTACGTCCACTTCCGGAACAAGTTCATCTAATGGTTTGTATGTTCCAAATGTGTTGTCTTCATCTTTCCACTCTTCTGGACTTGCAAAATAAATTGTTGCACCCAGCTTCGTTAATGCTTCTGCATTAGAACGTGCTACTCGGCTATGACGAACATCTCCTACTATCGCAATCTTCAAACCTTCAAATCTTCCAAACTCTTGTTTAATGGTAAGAAGATCGAGCAGGCACTGTGTTGGATGATTTCCACATCCATCTCCAGCGTTTAAGATTGGAATATTCACCTGATCTTTTAGTTCATCGAAGTAGCGATCTTGCTCATGGCGGATGACCACTGCTTTTGTTCCGATTGATTCTAGTGTTCTTATCGTATCGTATAAAGTTTCTCCTTTTTGTACGCTAGATGCATCAGCTGAAAAGTTTAAAACATCAAGTCCTAATCTCTTCTCAGCAACTTCAAAGCTAAATCTCGTTCTCGTACTATTCTCAAAGAACAAGTTTGCAACAAAAGTTTGCTCTGTCGTTTTGCTCTCTTTCCCATTCGCAAAATCTTCTGCGTCTTTTAGGATTTCTGAAATTTCTACTTCCGATAATTCACTCATCGTTAACAAATGGCTCATCGTCATCCCTCATCTTTCTGATTTTTATGTTACCACTTTTGTATTTTTATAACAACCTTCGCATAAAAATACCCTAGTCATGTGAGACTAGGGTGCAAGAAAGAAGCCACCCTTTCCGGTCTCACAGGACTGAATTAAAAGGTTATTATTATGAAGCAATCTGCTTAGATTGTTTTATTTGTTTCGTTTCCGGTAGTAGTAGATTTAACAGTACACCTACAATTGCTGCTAGTGCCATTCCTTCTACTTGGAATGATTCTCCTACGTGAAGTACCGCTCCACCAATACCGATTACTAGTATTACTGATGCAATCATTAAGTTTCGTTTGTCACTTAAATCTGTTTTATCGTCTACCATCATGCGTAATCCGCTTGATGCGATTACACCGAATAGTAAGATTGATACACCACCCATAACTGGTGTTGGGATCGAATGAATCAGTGCAGAAATCTTACCAATAAATCCGAACATGATTGCGAATACCGCTGAACCGATGAATAAGTATACACTGTACGCTCTTGTAATTGCGAGCACGCCGATGTTTTCACCATACGTTGTATTCGGTGGTCCACCGATTAGTGATGCGATTAATGTTGCTACTCCATCACCGAAGATCGAACGGTGTAAACCTGGTTTTTCAATTAAATCTCTTTTAATAACATTCCCTAATACAATTTGATGTCCGATATGTTCTGAAATTGTTACTAGTGCAACTGGTACCAT
This genomic window from Bacillus anthracis str. Vollum contains:
- the pyrB gene encoding aspartate carbamoyltransferase, producing MSHLLTMSELSEVEISEILKDAEDFANGKESKTTEQTFVANLFFENSTRTRFSFEVAEKRLGLDVLNFSADASSVQKGETLYDTIRTLESIGTKAVVIRHEQDRYFDELKDQVNIPILNAGDGCGNHPTQCLLDLLTIKQEFGRFEGLKIAIVGDVRHSRVARSNAEALTKLGATIYFASPEEWKDEDNTFGTYKPLDELVPEVDVMMLLRVQHERHDHYETDIMKEYHEKHGLTVEREKRMKEGSIIMHPAPVNRDVEIASELVECERSRIFKQMENGVYVRMAVLKRALPNVLGGMKHELFV